The following is a genomic window from Shewanella avicenniae.
CATGATTTTGTGGCCCGCTGCGCAGCGGCCCATGCGGAATTTTTCTGGATGGGTAGTACCAGCTAGAATCGCGGTGATCCAGTCACAGTGCTCAACCCATGAATAGGTGGCTTCACGCACTTTGGCATCGCTACGGTAAACATGCAGCGCTTTAGCCCAGAACCACTCAGATGAGTAGATGCCGCCCATATGCTTGAGGTAGTTCACCTCACTCTTGTTAGCAGCGTTGGTGATTTCAGCCGCTTCTTCAATCGCTGTGTGGTCTTTCCACAGGACGAACATCGCATTTGGGTTTTCAGCAAACTCAGGCGTCAATGCCAATGGCACGCCGTCTTTGTTCACCGCAACGGGTGTTGAACCCGTGGTGTCGAAACTGACACCAACAACCTTGTCCGCTGCACCTGCAGGAGCAACTTGCCACAGACCTTGGAGTACTTGTTCCAAGCTGTCGAGGTAGTCGAGAGGATGTTGACGGAATTGATCCTTTGCCGGCTCGCAATACAAGCCTTTGGACCATCTAGGATAGTAAATCAAATGGCTAGCCACCTCTTCACCAGTTGAGGTGTCTACCAAGAGGGCTCTGACGGAGTCTGAACCGTAGTCCAAACCTAAGGCATAACGAGACATAACAAACCCTTCGCTTAAACTGAAATATGGCTGAAATTAGTCAATCTTGAACATATTGTATGATAATAAGACCAAGGGCTACTTGTAAAGATGTTGCGCAAATTACCCGACAAAATAGAAACTGTTTTATGGCTCATAAACAGCGGCAGTTTTGTGACCTAGGTAAAACTTAGCTATCGATTCAGAGTGGCTAATTTTCGTATTAAATCGTACAAATCACCAGCAATTTTTCACTGGTTATTTTCGATAATACTTATCGATGAAAACGATAAGAATTCCTTTATTCATGCGGGTTAACAGGGTGCTGAAATCCGCATTAGCAGCGCTGAGACAGGGGTGAAATCATCCCAAGGAGCCGCTTCAGAAGGCGTAATTTTACTACAGAGATAAGCGGTGGGAGTTAGCGAAATTTTTCATCTTGTTTTGTGATCTTGATATAACGCGCAAATTTTCAGATTTTCGCCTCACTCATCTGATGAGTCACTCAAGGTAAAAGCAAACCGCATCGGCACCAAGCAGTCAGGTCATTTCAGCGTAACCGAAGCATGGCTAATTATTTTAAGCCAAATAGCAAAAGGGATACCGCTGTGGGTATCCCTGTAAATTAACCTGCGCTGATTGAGCGATTATTGAATGGTAAAGCCGCCATCAACCGCCAAGGCATGGCCAATCACAAAGCTTGCCGCATCACTGCTTAACCACAATACCGCATTGGCGACCTCTTCCGGGCGACCCAAACGGTTGATCGGTTGTTTTTTGGCAACAAACTCTTCGGTGATCACCCCTTTATCAATCATGTCTGACACCATTGGGGTATTGATTGCGCCGGGGCAAACAGCGTTGATACGGATGCCGCGCTCAGCATATTCCAACGCAGCGCTTTTGGTCATTCCCAATACGCCGTGTTTTGAAGCGTGGTAAGAGGCCAGTTTTTCTAAGCCAACTAAGCCACCGACCGATGAACAGTTGACGATGGAGCCTTTGCCTTGTTCACGCATATATTGCAGTTCATGCTTCATACAAGCCCACACACCGCGCAGGTTGATGGCATTCACTTTATCAAAGTTTTCTGCTGTCTCATCGGCGGCATCAACGGCAGGCACTTGAATACCGGCATTGTTATAGGCCATATCCAAGCCGCCAAAAGTGGCCACGGTATGGTTAACTAAATCGGCAACCTGCGCTTCATCGGTGACATTACACACAAAACCGGCCACTTGGCCTTTTTCAGCGCTTAATTCGGCGACAGCTTTGTTCAATGCAGTTTCATTAACATCAGACAGCATGACGGCTGCACCTGCTTGTGCATACGCTTTTGCTGCAGCAAAGCCCATACCGGACGCTGCACCAGTAACTAAGGCAACCTTGCCTGTGAAATCATAAGTGACATTCATTGTCATACTCCTAATCTGTACCACTTAAAAAGCGTGATCATTATCACTCATTTCTAGCGTGCTACATTAGTGTTCTCGAATAATACGCTTATGACTTTATCTAATGAATCCACTGGTAGATGCATAAAAAAACAGCGTAATACGCGGTAACCTATTACGCTGTTTCTATGCAAATGTGACTGGATAACCGCCGTTTATGAGGCTTGCGCTACACGCTCTGGCTGATGTTTGGTGATCACCCAATCGCCCACCGCAAATGCGGAGCGCTCCGCCATCACCCAACATTTAATCTGGGTTAAAAAGTAGATTTCGCGCTCAGCATCATGCAGTGATTCAAAGTTAGCCATCCCTTTGGCAATCACCACATCGGCGCTATCAAAGTAATGTTTAAAGCTCACCGAACACTGGGCTAACGGCACACCAGGCGCATCACAGCCGGTATCAATCACTTTGGCCAACGCCGCAATGCCCGCATCAACCGTATCCGCTTCGGTCGCATCATTAATAACCGGTGATGCTTTTACGGCGTAAATAACTTCAACATGCGGTGGCAGTTGTTCGATTAACAGTTTATCGAAGAAGGTTTCACCCACATTGTCCGCCAAGATCAACACCCGCTCAGCGGTTTGCAGCTCAGCTTTCAGCTGCGCCACCATTGCGGTATCAATTGGCTGCACCAGCGCTTTATCGAGGATCTGCGGAGCATGTTCAAACGCCGCAATCGGCAACGCGCCAAAATCGATAATATTCCCTGCAATCGCAAAGCGCAGTGCGGCTTCAAACGGATCATCGGCACAGGCAATTTCCCGCTTGGCATTGTGTGCCAGTGATAACGCAATCGCAGCGGATTGAGCTTTCATCTTGGCGTAGGGATCGTGGCAATCGGTTTCTTGGCGCAATACTCGATGGATGAGTTGTGCCATTTCCGGCGGTGACAATGACAGATCAAAAGCGGCCGTTTGGGCAAGCACGCGCTGTAGCACTTGCTCCGCTTGAGCTTCATCGGTACATGCTTGCTTGGCCGCCTCTGCGGCTTGGCGCGTTAAACACGCAATACACGCTGCACTGGTTTTCACTTGGCACCATCCTATTCAAATTCCTTTTAGCCGAACGAGTTAGCATAAGCCAAAAATTTGGGTCGGAAATTGATGTAAGTCCAAGATCCAGCCTGCCGTGCTGAGTGGCTAACTTAGCGCGGGCTGGCGCCTAAAAAACAAAACGGCGGTGATTCTATTTGAATCGCCGCCGCTATTACACAAGCTGTTTGAGCTGTTACCTAGCCCACAGGGCTGGCTACGAATTACTTTTTCGCACCACTAAGCCAAGGGTTAAATGCTGGCTGCTCGCCGCTTGGCGTGGTGTTGCTATCATCGTTTCTGGTTTTTTTGACTTCAGTGGGTTTATTCATTTCAGTAGGTGCATTCACCTCAGGACGACTACGACGCAGTTGGATGCGGCCACGCGCTGGCTCAGGATGCTGCTCGCCCTTACGCTGTTCACCTTTAGCCGCTGCCAGCTCTTGCTGCGTACGTGGCAAATGGTTTGGTTTTGGTTTGGCTTTAGCGCTGCGATGCTTTTTGGCGTGGCTGCTATCGAAACCGCCTTCACTGCTACGCTGAGCATCACCTGCTTGTGAATCGCGCTGACGCGGCGCTGAGCCTTGTTTGGCGGTTTTACTTTTTGGCACAAAATTCAGCACAGACACCGGCACTGGCTTTTTCGGAGCAAAGCCTTCAATGTCGCGGCGCTCAATCAACTGATTTAGGCGGCGTTCAATGGCGCACAGATTGCGAAAATCATCTTTTGATAATAGCGAAACCGCTTCGCCGACATTGCCCGCGCGTCCAGTACGGCCGATACGGTGGATATAATCATCGGCCTCATCAGGTAAGTCGTAGTTGACGACGCGCGACAAGCTATCAATATCGATTCCGCGCGAAGCCACCCCAGTGGCCACCAGAAACCGCAACTTGCCCGCTTTAAAATCTTCCAGCAGTTGTTCACGCGATGCTTGGCTACGACCACTGTGAAATGCTTCGGAGGCAATGCCGCGTTTTTCTAACTGGCTGACCAACTTTGCCGCACCGTGTTTGGTACGAATAAAAATCAGCGCTTGCTGCCAGCCTAGCGTATCAATCAGGTGACTCAGTAACGCGGATTTGGTGTCTTTATCAACCGTCACCAACCACTGTTCAATCTTAGGCGCATTGGCTTTGCTGCGAGTCAGTTCGATCTCGACCGGATCAAACACCACTGTTTTGGCTAAGCCTCGTACTTGGTTTGATAAGGTAGCGGAAAACAACAGGTTTTGGCGTTGTTCAGGCAGACGTTCGATGATCTTATTGATCGCATCAATGAAGCCCATATCGAGCATGCGATCGGCTTCATCCAGCACTAACACTGAGGTCTCATCAAAGTGAATCGCCCGCTGCGTGTACATATCCAGCAAGCGCCCCGGCGTTGCCACCAGAATATCAACCCCTTCAATTAGCCGCTGCTTTTGTGGTGCTTCATCGACGCCGCCATACATCGCCATGGAGGTTAATTTCAAATGCTTGGCGTAGCGAACGATGTTGTCGTGCACCTGCAGCGCCAGTTCACGCGTAGGCGTTAAAATAATCGCACGCACGCGCTTAGGGCGAATCGGCGCACAATCGGCAAAACGCTGGAGCAGCGGCAACACAAAGCTCGCGGTTTTACCGGTACCGGTTTGCGCCGCAGCTAACAGGTTTTTCCCTTCAAGCACCACCGGAATCGCTTTCTGTTGAATAGGCGTAGGTTGGGAATAACCCAGCTCGGTTAAAGCGCTAACGATAGAATCGCGTAATCCCAGTGAAGCAAATGACATGGTAAATCTCAGGTGATAAATGATGAAAGGTGGCAGTGACGCTAACACGCGGTGTGCCTAAATCAATATGCGGAATAATCGTCCGCCAATTGCGGCGCAAGTATAGTTGAATGTTGGGGGTAAAGGTAGCTTAGTAAACACTCCAACAAATGAAGCACGTTAACGAAAGTCCACCGTCTAAAAGAAAAAATGAAGGCTAAGCCTTCATTTTCATGGGTCATTCACTCTGAGCGCTTACCACTCCACACAGATTTTACCGAAGTGCTTACCGCTCAATTGCAACTTAAAGGCTTCGGCCAGCTGCGCGAATGGCAAGGTGGTATCAATCACTGGGCGAATACCATTGACTTCCATCGCGGTGATAAAGTCTTGTTGGTCTTGGCGACTACCGACAATCAAACCTTGTAAGCGTGCTTGTTTAGCCATCAACAACGCCGTTGGCACTTCGCCTTGCACACCGGTCAGCACGCCAATCAGCGCAATATGCCCACCGACTTTTACTGAGGCAATCGATTGAGCCAAAGTGCCTGGGCCACCAACTTCAACCACATGATCCACACCTTGGCCATTTGTTAGACGCAATACATCTTCGGCCCATTGCGGATGCGATTTGTAGTTCACCACCTCATCAGCCCCCAGCGCCTTCACTTTGGCTAACTTCTCATCGGACGAAGAGGTTGCAATCACCCGCGCGCCCATCGCTTTGGCTAACTGAATTGCGGCAATAGACACACCACCCGTTCCCATGGTCAACACAGTGTCACCGGCTTTTAACTGACCATCCACCACCAACGCTCGCCATGCGGTTAATGCGGCCGTGGTGATCGTGGCACTTTCCGCGTGGCTCCAACCGCTTGGTGCTTTGGTAAATGCGCTTACTGGGCGCACCACATATTCTGCCGCCATTCCTTGTTGGCCATCGCCTGGGGTATGACCAAAATGCCCAACGTCGGCAAAGGCTTTGCCTGCACTCCAGTTTGGAAAGAAGGTAGAGACCACAGCATCACCCACGGCAAATTCGTCGACGCCCTCGCCCACGGCTTCCACCACACCCGCACCATCCGACATCAGAATGCGATCTTCTGCCGTAGGCACAGTGCCATTGGCGACCAAAAGATCGTGAAAATTCAGCGAACTGGCTTTAATTGCCACGCGGATTTCGCCAGCCGCTGGCTGACCCGGGTCAGCCAGTTCCGTCAAGGTGATCTGCTCAAAACCGCCGGGTTGCTTCAAGGTCATGGCTTTCATATCGAATTCCTTTTGTTGGTGTAATGCACGCATGCGAGGTACAAAAAATCACTGTGAGATTAACAATCAATATTGGGATAGGATAGAAGATCACAAGGATGATGAGTGAATTAGCTTCGATTAAAGCTGACATCATAGCTAACGCGCATGACATTCATAAATCGTGATTTTTTGTTAGTCGCTTAGGCGATGTGACTCTGATAGATTACTTATCAATCAATCGTTTTGCTGCAGCAATACAATTCGTGAAGGGAAAATCATGAGAATCATCTTGTTATTAATCGTATTAGTCATTATCGCGTGGCTATCGGTGAATCAATTGAAAACGGTGAGTCCGGTTGCCAACCAAGATGCCCAAACGGGTGGCGAAGTTGTTGTTCCGCAAAACGCGCAAGATCTTAAAAAACTTAAAAGTAATCTTGATTCACTGGTGCAAAAGTCCGCTGAAAACACTCAGCAACAAATTGATGCGGCGACTAAGCAAGATAACAAGGATTAATGCCGCATTCCGCAAGCACTTGCTTTGACGATGCGAGAACACCCTACATAAAGGAAGATACGATGAAGATTTCAGGTAAATTCGAGGTCAGCGTTAAACCGCTAGAAACATATGCGACAGGCAAACAGGGAGTCAGTCTTGGGCGCATGTCGATTGATAAGCATTTTTTCGGTGAACTTGAAGCACAAAGCCAAGGCGAGATGCTTAGCGCTATGTCACCGGTAAAGGGTTCTGCCGGATATGTCGCCATCGAACAAGTCGAGGGCTCGCTTGCAGGAAAACAGGGCGGATTTGTACTGCAACACTTCGGCACGATGGCACATGGCAGCCAACATCTTACGCTTGAAGTGGTGCCCAATTCTGGCACTGGCGAATTGGTCAACCTGTCAGGTTCTATGGCGATAAAAATCGAAAACGGCCAGCATTTCTATGAATTTGATTACGAATTGAGTTAATAGGGTTGCTACAAAGACACGATCTTTGCGCGTATCTGAGAATTTCAGGACGGGACTATTTCAGGACAGAACCCAACAAAAAAGCCACTGTAATCAGTGGCTTTTCTCTATTTAATCGTAGAAGCGCTTGCTTCGTTAAATACGATCAAAATGGAATATCATCATCCCAACCATCATCCAGATCTGGGGTATAGTTCTGTTGTGGTTGCTGTGCTGGCGCAGGCTGCTGTGGCGCTGGACGTTGAGCCGCTTGTGGCTTAGGTGCGTAACCGCTGTTTTGTTGCGGTTTTGGCGCATAACCAGTGTTTTGCTGTGGCTGCTGATACGCAGGTGCGGCAGCTTGTGGTGCATTATATTGCTGCTGTGGTTGCTGTTGCTGTGGCGCGGCATATTGTTGTTGAGGTGCTGCACCGTAGTTATTGTCGCCACCTTGCGGCGCATAACCGCCACCCATGTTGCCAGCGGCTTGACCACCTTGTTGACCTTGATTACGGCCACCAAGCATCTGCATAGTACCGCTTTGATCGACCACGATTTCAGTGGTGTAACGGTCTTGACCACTTTGGTCTTTCCACTTGCGGGTTTGCAGTTTACCTTCCAGATAAACTTGCGAACCTTTGCGCAGGTATTCTCCAGCAATTTCAGCTAGCTTGCCGAAAAACACCACGCGATGCCATTCGGTACGCTCTTGTTGCTGACCTTGTTGGTCTTTCCAAGAATCACTGGTAGCAACCGTGATATTGGCAACGGCGTTGCCGTTTGGCATGTAACGTACTTCTGGATCTTGTCCAAGGTTACCCACCAGAATGACTTTGTTAATACCACGACTGGCCATTTAACTCTCCTGAATTTTGCTTAGCTGTGCATAAACGATTTAACTGGCAGAGCCTAACACAGCTCGCGCCTGTCTTAAATCAAATTTGTCATCAACCTTGAGGTAAGCGACCTTCTCTTCAAGCACCACAATCGCTTCGGCAACGCCCGCCAATTGCGATAATTCAGTGGCCATTTTCCGTGCTTGTTCGCGGCCATTTACTTGCGCTTCAAGGGTGTAACTTTTGAGCAGTTTAGGGTTTTGCATGCCAAAGGTCAGTGACAACCACAGCAACATTAAGACGATGCCCGCACAAAAAACGCCCTCAGCGCCCACTAGCTGATAAGCACCGCCGCCGAGCACACCGCCACAAAATGCTCCGAAGAATTGACTGGTCGAGTAAACGCCCATCGCTGAGCCTTTTGCCCCTATTGGACAGAACTTGGAAATCAAACTTGGCAGTGAGGCTTCGAGATAGTTAAAGCCAGTGAAGAAGGCCACAATCGCAATGCATAACATCACCAGCGAGTGCGAGAACATCGCCATCAACAACAAGGCAATCACCATGATCACTAACGCGACTTGGAACATCTGCTTAGTATTGGCGCGTTTTACGCCGATGATGATCATTGGCACCATCAAAAAGAACGACAAGACAAAGGCTGGGAAATACAGCATCCAGTGTTGTTCTTTGGCTAAGCCCGCATCGACTAAATCCAACGGCAAGGCGACAAATACCGCGGTGAGCGTTAAGTGCAGCAGGAAGATCCCCGCATCTAAGCGGAACAGCTGCGGATCTTTCAGCATTTTCAGCAGCTTGCCAGCATCAGCAGTGGTATCGCCACTCGGTGCTTGCCCCACGGGATTAGGCACCAACAGGTACATAATCGCCATCCCCACCAAGGCTAATACGCCGGTTAACCCAAACAGGCCGGACAGCCCTAGATACTGAGTCACTACCGGCCCAGCCAGCAGCGCTAACGCAAACGAGCCGCCGATGCACATGCCGATGATGGCCATCACTTTAGTGCGCTGTTCATCGCGGGTTAAGTCTGCCGCTAAGGCTAATACGGCAGCGGCAATCGCCCCCATACCTTGCAATGCGCGACCTGCAACCACGCCATAAATGGTATCTGACATCGCTGCAACCACACTGCCAGCAGCAAACACTAACAGCCCACCGAGGATCACGGGTTTGCGCCCAATTTTATCGGAAAGCATGCCCATCGGGATCTGTAATAGCGCTTGAGTCAGACCGTACGCGCCAATGGCGATACCGACCCAAAATGGAGAAAAACCTTGCAGGTGCTGACCATATAATGCGAACACGGGCATGATCATGAACAAGCCCATCATTCGCAGTCCAAACACACTCGCGAGCGAAAACGCGACCCGTTTTTCGGTGCCGGAAAGCCCGTTATTGGCCATTTTTGCGATGCCTTTTAATTATCAAAAACTTAATAAAGTGAATGTTAACACGAGGCCAATGTTCACCCAAAAGCAAAATCAATCACTTGCGAGCTCGCACGCTAAAAAATTAATTTAAGTTTAATTTTTCA
Proteins encoded in this region:
- a CDS encoding SDR family oxidoreductase; the protein is MNVTYDFTGKVALVTGAASGMGFAAAKAYAQAGAAVMLSDVNETALNKAVAELSAEKGQVAGFVCNVTDEAQVADLVNHTVATFGGLDMAYNNAGIQVPAVDAADETAENFDKVNAINLRGVWACMKHELQYMREQGKGSIVNCSSVGGLVGLEKLASYHASKHGVLGMTKSAALEYAERGIRINAVCPGAINTPMVSDMIDKGVITEEFVAKKQPINRLGRPEEVANAVLWLSSDAASFVIGHALAVDGGFTIQ
- a CDS encoding damage-control phosphatase ARMT1 family protein: MKTSAACIACLTRQAAEAAKQACTDEAQAEQVLQRVLAQTAAFDLSLSPPEMAQLIHRVLRQETDCHDPYAKMKAQSAAIALSLAHNAKREIACADDPFEAALRFAIAGNIIDFGALPIAAFEHAPQILDKALVQPIDTAMVAQLKAELQTAERVLILADNVGETFFDKLLIEQLPPHVEVIYAVKASPVINDATEADTVDAGIAALAKVIDTGCDAPGVPLAQCSVSFKHYFDSADVVIAKGMANFESLHDAEREIYFLTQIKCWVMAERSAFAVGDWVITKHQPERVAQAS
- a CDS encoding DEAD/DEAH box helicase, encoding MSFASLGLRDSIVSALTELGYSQPTPIQQKAIPVVLEGKNLLAAAQTGTGKTASFVLPLLQRFADCAPIRPKRVRAIILTPTRELALQVHDNIVRYAKHLKLTSMAMYGGVDEAPQKQRLIEGVDILVATPGRLLDMYTQRAIHFDETSVLVLDEADRMLDMGFIDAINKIIERLPEQRQNLLFSATLSNQVRGLAKTVVFDPVEIELTRSKANAPKIEQWLVTVDKDTKSALLSHLIDTLGWQQALIFIRTKHGAAKLVSQLEKRGIASEAFHSGRSQASREQLLEDFKAGKLRFLVATGVASRGIDIDSLSRVVNYDLPDEADDYIHRIGRTGRAGNVGEAVSLLSKDDFRNLCAIERRLNQLIERRDIEGFAPKKPVPVSVLNFVPKSKTAKQGSAPRQRDSQAGDAQRSSEGGFDSSHAKKHRSAKAKPKPNHLPRTQQELAAAKGEQRKGEQHPEPARGRIQLRRSRPEVNAPTEMNKPTEVKKTRNDDSNTTPSGEQPAFNPWLSGAKK
- a CDS encoding zinc-dependent alcohol dehydrogenase family protein; this translates as MKAMTLKQPGGFEQITLTELADPGQPAAGEIRVAIKASSLNFHDLLVANGTVPTAEDRILMSDGAGVVEAVGEGVDEFAVGDAVVSTFFPNWSAGKAFADVGHFGHTPGDGQQGMAAEYVVRPVSAFTKAPSGWSHAESATITTAALTAWRALVVDGQLKAGDTVLTMGTGGVSIAAIQLAKAMGARVIATSSSDEKLAKVKALGADEVVNYKSHPQWAEDVLRLTNGQGVDHVVEVGGPGTLAQSIASVKVGGHIALIGVLTGVQGEVPTALLMAKQARLQGLIVGSRQDQQDFITAMEVNGIRPVIDTTLPFAQLAEAFKLQLSGKHFGKICVEW
- a CDS encoding DUF3224 domain-containing protein — translated: MKISGKFEVSVKPLETYATGKQGVSLGRMSIDKHFFGELEAQSQGEMLSAMSPVKGSAGYVAIEQVEGSLAGKQGGFVLQHFGTMAHGSQHLTLEVVPNSGTGELVNLSGSMAIKIENGQHFYEFDYELS
- the ssb gene encoding single-stranded DNA-binding protein, which translates into the protein MASRGINKVILVGNLGQDPEVRYMPNGNAVANITVATSDSWKDQQGQQQERTEWHRVVFFGKLAEIAGEYLRKGSQVYLEGKLQTRKWKDQSGQDRYTTEIVVDQSGTMQMLGGRNQGQQGGQAAGNMGGGYAPQGGDNNYGAAPQQQYAAPQQQQPQQQYNAPQAAAPAYQQPQQNTGYAPKPQQNSGYAPKPQAAQRPAPQQPAPAQQPQQNYTPDLDDGWDDDIPF
- a CDS encoding MFS transporter, whose protein sequence is MANNGLSGTEKRVAFSLASVFGLRMMGLFMIMPVFALYGQHLQGFSPFWVGIAIGAYGLTQALLQIPMGMLSDKIGRKPVILGGLLVFAAGSVVAAMSDTIYGVVAGRALQGMGAIAAAVLALAADLTRDEQRTKVMAIIGMCIGGSFALALLAGPVVTQYLGLSGLFGLTGVLALVGMAIMYLLVPNPVGQAPSGDTTADAGKLLKMLKDPQLFRLDAGIFLLHLTLTAVFVALPLDLVDAGLAKEQHWMLYFPAFVLSFFLMVPMIIIGVKRANTKQMFQVALVIMVIALLLMAMFSHSLVMLCIAIVAFFTGFNYLEASLPSLISKFCPIGAKGSAMGVYSTSQFFGAFCGGVLGGGAYQLVGAEGVFCAGIVLMLLWLSLTFGMQNPKLLKSYTLEAQVNGREQARKMATELSQLAGVAEAIVVLEEKVAYLKVDDKFDLRQARAVLGSAS